One genomic region from Amycolatopsis sp. FBCC-B4732 encodes:
- a CDS encoding LacI family DNA-binding transcriptional regulator, whose amino-acid sequence MTVTLKDVATLAGVSVKTVSNVVNGYAFVKPENRRRVEEALAATGYRPNVGARNLRRGRTGFLALMVPELSIPYFGELAGLVITAAQKRGWSVLIEQTQGTRSRERETLSSLGPHLVDGALVHPEALEAADFPSPGEIPLVMLGEHAVDVSIDHVAIDNVLAARTAVSHLASLGRTRIAAIGRNPARGTSSQRLAGYEAALSDAGLSYSDALVAPAEKWHRSVGSAAMKALLALPSPPDAVFCFNDLLAIGAMRAVAELGLRVPEDVAIVGFDNNEESAFSLPSLTTIAPDKAALAEAAIDLVHRRITGDKAVPAQDIQTPFALEIRESTRGR is encoded by the coding sequence GTGACCGTGACGCTCAAAGACGTCGCCACGCTCGCCGGAGTGTCGGTGAAGACGGTGTCGAACGTGGTGAACGGTTACGCGTTCGTGAAGCCGGAGAACCGCAGGCGGGTCGAGGAAGCCCTGGCGGCGACCGGCTACCGGCCCAACGTCGGGGCGCGCAACCTGCGTCGCGGCCGCACGGGGTTCCTGGCGCTGATGGTGCCGGAGCTGTCGATCCCGTACTTCGGCGAACTGGCCGGCCTGGTCATCACGGCGGCCCAGAAGCGCGGGTGGAGCGTCCTCATCGAACAGACGCAGGGCACCCGGTCCCGGGAGCGCGAGACGCTGTCGTCGCTGGGCCCGCACCTCGTAGACGGCGCGCTGGTGCACCCGGAAGCCCTGGAGGCGGCGGACTTCCCGTCCCCGGGCGAGATCCCGCTGGTGATGCTGGGCGAGCACGCGGTGGACGTCTCGATCGACCACGTGGCGATCGACAACGTCCTGGCCGCCCGCACGGCGGTGTCCCACCTGGCCTCGCTGGGGCGCACGCGGATCGCGGCCATCGGCCGGAACCCCGCCCGTGGCACGTCTTCGCAGCGCCTGGCGGGCTACGAGGCGGCGCTTTCGGACGCGGGACTGTCCTATTCGGACGCTCTGGTGGCTCCGGCGGAGAAGTGGCACCGCTCGGTGGGTTCGGCGGCGATGAAGGCGCTGCTGGCGTTGCCGTCCCCGCCCGACGCGGTGTTCTGCTTCAACGACCTGCTGGCGATCGGCGCGATGCGCGCGGTCGCGGAGCTGGGGCTGCGGGTCCCGGAGGACGTGGCCATCGTGGGCTTCGACAACAACGAAGAGAGCGCGTTCTCCCTGCCGTCGTTGACGACGATCGCCCCGGACAAGGCGGCGCTGGCGGAGGCGGCGATCGACCTGGTCCACCGCCGCATCACGGGCGACAAGGCAGTGCCGGCGCAGGACATCCAGACGCCGTTCGCGCTGGAGATCCGGGAAAGCACCCGCGGCCGGTGA
- a CDS encoding ABC transporter substrate-binding protein, with amino-acid sequence MPLSTRPLLIAATAAAAALALTSCTSREETPAAPSNGGGPAASAQSVAPSADGCTLEKTGYPKVDLKTAVVGFSQSEKEANPFRIAETQSIKDEAAKLGIASDKLLVTNAQSDLNKQISDIKSMLDRGAQLLVVAPLNSDGLQPALDAAKAKKVPVVTIDRKVTSQPCTDYLTFIGSNFVEQGKRAAQEMARVTGGTGKVAILLGASGNNVTTDRTSGFKDELAKTAGLAVVAEQTGEFDRSKGQAVMEQLIQSHPDITAVYAENDEMGVGAVNALKTAGKTPGKDVKVVSIDGTRNAVQLIADGSYNAVIESNPRFGPLAFQTLQKFEGGEAIPASIVITDDQYDETNAAQKVGNAY; translated from the coding sequence GTGCCGCTGTCCACCCGTCCCCTCCTGATCGCCGCCACCGCGGCCGCCGCCGCACTCGCGCTCACCTCCTGCACCAGCCGGGAAGAGACCCCCGCCGCCCCGTCCAACGGCGGTGGCCCCGCCGCCAGCGCCCAGTCCGTCGCACCGAGCGCCGACGGCTGCACGCTGGAGAAGACCGGTTACCCCAAGGTCGACCTCAAGACGGCGGTGGTCGGTTTCTCACAGTCCGAAAAGGAAGCCAACCCCTTCCGGATCGCCGAGACGCAGTCCATCAAGGACGAAGCCGCCAAGCTCGGCATCGCGAGCGACAAGCTGCTGGTCACCAACGCCCAGAGCGACCTGAACAAGCAGATCAGCGACATCAAGTCGATGCTCGACCGGGGCGCCCAGCTGCTCGTCGTCGCGCCGCTGAACTCCGACGGCCTCCAGCCCGCGCTCGACGCCGCCAAGGCCAAGAAGGTCCCGGTCGTCACCATCGACCGCAAGGTGACCTCGCAGCCCTGCACCGACTACCTGACCTTCATCGGCTCCAACTTCGTCGAGCAGGGCAAGCGCGCGGCGCAGGAGATGGCGCGGGTCACCGGCGGCACCGGCAAGGTCGCGATCCTGCTCGGCGCGTCCGGCAACAACGTCACCACCGACCGCACCTCCGGCTTCAAGGACGAGCTGGCCAAGACGGCCGGGCTGGCCGTGGTCGCCGAGCAGACCGGCGAGTTCGACCGCTCCAAGGGCCAGGCCGTGATGGAGCAGCTCATCCAGAGCCACCCGGACATCACCGCCGTCTACGCCGAGAACGACGAGATGGGCGTCGGCGCGGTCAACGCGCTCAAGACCGCCGGCAAGACCCCGGGCAAGGACGTCAAGGTCGTCTCGATCGACGGCACCCGCAACGCCGTGCAGCTCATCGCCGACGGCAGCTACAACGCCGTGATCGAGTCCAACCCGCGCTTCGGCCCGCTGGCCTTCCAGACGCTGCAGAAGTTCGAGGGCGGCGAGGCCATCCCGGCGAGCATCGTCATCACCGACGACCAGTACGACGAGACCAACGCGGCCCAGAAGGTCGGGAACGCGTACTGA
- a CDS encoding sugar ABC transporter ATP-binding protein codes for MTAATEEDVAMTTAPVLEVAGVTKRFPGTLALDDVSFALRPGEVHALVGENGAGKSTLIKVLTGVYQPDEGEVRHLGEPVSFKRPIDAQRAGISTIYQEVNLVPLMSIAGNVFLGREPRTKAGLVDWSKMYADARELLKGYGIDDDVKRPLHTLGVGAQQMVALARAVSTDAKVVIMDEPTSSLEPREVETLFEVLNRLHAEGIAIVYVSHRMDELYRVCESVTVLRDGRVVHSGPLKNLPRIELVSKMLGREIKQIREEGVTAFGEEHDVDREPLLKAEHLAGMRKLHDVSVSIRPGEVVGLAGLLGSGRSETARAIVGAFPLDGGSVLLAGKPLKKGKIKAAMRAGIALLAEDRKTDGIIPNLSVRENIVLAALPTLSPFGMVSKSKQDKVVKIFMERLRIKAASPEQKVSELSGGNQQKVLLARWLATGPKILLLDEPTRGIDVGAKAEVQALIDELAQEGLGVLLISSELEELIDGSDRVVVLRDGSVVGELTGDGITEENVLTAIAAEAPGGDNDV; via the coding sequence ATGACGGCAGCCACCGAAGAGGACGTCGCCATGACGACCGCACCGGTGCTCGAGGTGGCCGGGGTGACCAAGCGGTTCCCCGGCACTCTCGCGCTCGACGACGTCAGCTTCGCGCTGCGGCCGGGCGAGGTGCACGCGCTGGTCGGCGAGAACGGCGCCGGCAAGTCCACGCTGATCAAGGTGCTCACCGGCGTCTACCAGCCCGACGAGGGCGAGGTGCGCCACCTCGGCGAGCCGGTGTCGTTCAAACGCCCGATCGACGCGCAGCGCGCCGGGATCTCCACGATCTACCAGGAGGTCAATCTCGTCCCGCTGATGAGCATCGCGGGCAACGTCTTCCTCGGCCGCGAGCCGCGCACGAAGGCCGGCCTCGTCGACTGGTCGAAGATGTACGCCGACGCCCGCGAGCTGCTCAAGGGCTACGGCATCGACGACGACGTCAAGCGCCCGCTGCACACCCTGGGCGTCGGCGCGCAGCAGATGGTCGCGCTCGCCCGCGCGGTCTCGACCGACGCGAAGGTCGTCATCATGGACGAACCGACGTCGTCGCTCGAGCCGCGCGAGGTCGAGACGCTCTTCGAGGTGCTGAACCGCTTGCACGCCGAAGGCATCGCGATCGTCTACGTCAGCCACCGCATGGACGAGCTGTACCGGGTCTGCGAAAGCGTCACCGTGCTGCGCGACGGCCGAGTCGTCCACAGTGGACCGCTCAAGAACCTGCCGCGCATCGAGCTGGTGTCCAAGATGCTCGGCCGGGAGATCAAGCAGATCCGCGAAGAGGGCGTCACGGCGTTCGGCGAGGAACACGACGTCGACCGCGAGCCGCTGCTCAAGGCGGAGCACCTGGCCGGCATGCGGAAGCTGCACGACGTCTCGGTGAGCATCCGGCCCGGCGAGGTCGTCGGCCTCGCCGGCCTGCTCGGCTCCGGCCGCAGCGAGACCGCACGCGCGATCGTCGGCGCGTTCCCGCTCGACGGCGGATCCGTGCTGCTGGCCGGGAAACCGCTCAAGAAGGGCAAGATCAAGGCCGCCATGCGCGCCGGGATCGCGTTGCTGGCCGAAGACCGCAAGACCGACGGGATCATCCCGAACCTGTCCGTGCGCGAGAACATCGTGCTGGCCGCGCTGCCGACGCTCTCGCCGTTCGGCATGGTCAGCAAGTCCAAACAGGACAAAGTCGTCAAGATCTTCATGGAGCGCCTGCGGATCAAGGCCGCCAGTCCCGAGCAGAAGGTGTCCGAGCTCTCGGGCGGCAACCAGCAGAAGGTGCTGCTCGCCCGCTGGCTCGCCACCGGCCCGAAGATCCTGCTGCTCGACGAACCGACGCGCGGCATCGACGTCGGCGCCAAGGCCGAGGTCCAGGCGCTGATCGACGAACTCGCGCAGGAAGGGCTCGGCGTGCTGCTCATCTCGTCCGAACTGGAAGAGCTGATCGACGGCTCCGACCGCGTGGTCGTGCTGCGCGACGGCTCGGTCGTCGGCGAGCTCACCGGCGACGGCATCACCGAGGAGAACGTCCTGACCGCGATCGCGGCCGAAGCACCCGGGGGTGACAACGATGTCTGA
- a CDS encoding ABC transporter permease has protein sequence MSEATLTRTPDRAKVTAWLQNYGVYLAVVVLLLFNVVFTENFLSAANFRTQLVQAAPVCIVALGMALVIGTEGIDLSVGSVMAIAAALIPLYLGAGPLTAIIVAIIAGIVSGLFSGYLVAYLGIQPIIATLALLVGGRGLALVIAHGQLIQVRNQDFLELGTGDLLGVPVMVIVAGVLAVLAGLVVQRTTFGRHLVAVGGNRAASTLAGLPVKRVLISVYVISGALAAIAGVLATSRLGASDPSDVGLLMELSAITAVVVGGTPLTGGRVRVLGTVFGALLMQLVQATLIKHNLPDSTAQMVQAAIIVVAVYVARERSSR, from the coding sequence ATGTCTGAGGCCACCCTGACGAGAACCCCCGACCGCGCGAAGGTCACCGCGTGGCTGCAGAACTACGGCGTCTACCTGGCCGTCGTCGTGCTGCTGCTGTTCAACGTGGTCTTCACCGAGAACTTCCTGTCCGCGGCCAACTTCCGCACCCAGCTGGTGCAGGCGGCGCCGGTCTGCATCGTCGCGCTCGGCATGGCGCTGGTGATCGGCACCGAGGGCATCGACCTGTCGGTCGGCTCGGTGATGGCGATCGCCGCCGCGCTCATCCCGCTCTACCTCGGCGCGGGCCCGCTGACGGCGATCATCGTCGCGATCATCGCCGGGATCGTGTCCGGCCTGTTCAGCGGCTACCTCGTTGCGTACCTCGGCATCCAGCCGATCATCGCGACGCTGGCGCTGCTGGTCGGCGGGCGCGGGCTCGCGCTGGTGATCGCCCACGGCCAGCTGATCCAGGTGCGCAACCAGGACTTCCTGGAGCTGGGCACCGGCGACCTGCTCGGCGTGCCGGTCATGGTCATCGTCGCGGGCGTGCTCGCGGTGCTGGCCGGGCTGGTCGTGCAGCGCACGACGTTCGGGCGGCACCTGGTCGCGGTCGGCGGCAACCGCGCCGCGAGCACCCTGGCCGGGCTGCCGGTGAAGCGCGTGCTCATCAGCGTCTACGTCATCTCCGGGGCGCTGGCGGCGATCGCCGGCGTGCTGGCCACGTCCCGGCTGGGCGCGAGCGACCCGAGCGACGTCGGCCTGCTCATGGAGCTGTCCGCGATCACCGCGGTCGTCGTCGGCGGCACGCCGCTGACCGGCGGCCGGGTCCGCGTGCTCGGCACCGTGTTCGGCGCGCTGCTCATGCAGCTCGTCCAGGCCACCCTGATCAAGCACAACCTGCCGGACTCGACCGCGCAGATGGTCCAGGCGGCCATCATCGTCGTCGCGGTCTACGTCGCGCGCGAGCGGAGCAGCCGATGA
- a CDS encoding ABC transporter permease, which translates to MTATQTQARNAAFAGVLQRQGAAVVLVLGVAAAWFAFPHFGTADNLRSLVLQGSFLAVIALGMTFVIISGGIDLSVGSNYALGGVLAAYGAQYGLVVAILLPLAVCSLIGLINGLLIARTGMAPFIVTLASLLFARGLLLALTSEGATTYKVDPGSAFLWLGQGTIFGVGVPVYITLILFALGGLLLRRTRFGQSVFAIGGAEQSALLMGLPVARTKISLYTLSGALAGFAGVLTAAYLQSGVTVIGVGTELDAISVVVIGGTLLTGGAGTIIGTLVGVLLRTLIQNVINQIGTLDSNYQTVVSGAFLLVVVVIQRLLARSRTR; encoded by the coding sequence ATGACCGCCACCCAGACCCAGGCCCGCAACGCGGCCTTCGCCGGTGTCCTGCAACGGCAGGGCGCGGCCGTCGTGCTCGTGCTCGGCGTGGCCGCCGCGTGGTTCGCCTTCCCGCACTTCGGCACGGCGGACAACCTGCGCAGCCTCGTGCTGCAGGGCTCGTTCCTCGCGGTGATCGCGCTCGGCATGACGTTCGTGATCATCTCCGGCGGCATCGACCTGTCGGTCGGCTCGAACTACGCGCTCGGCGGCGTCCTCGCCGCGTACGGCGCGCAGTACGGGCTGGTCGTCGCGATCCTGCTACCGCTGGCGGTGTGTTCGCTGATCGGGCTGATCAACGGCCTGCTCATCGCCCGCACCGGGATGGCGCCGTTCATCGTGACGCTGGCGTCCCTGCTGTTCGCCAGGGGACTCCTGCTCGCGCTGACCTCCGAAGGCGCGACGACGTACAAAGTGGACCCCGGCTCGGCGTTCCTCTGGCTGGGCCAGGGCACGATCTTCGGCGTCGGCGTCCCGGTGTACATCACGCTCATCCTGTTCGCGCTCGGCGGCCTGCTGCTGCGCCGCACCCGGTTCGGCCAGTCGGTGTTCGCCATCGGCGGCGCCGAGCAGTCCGCGCTGCTGATGGGCCTTCCGGTGGCCCGCACCAAGATCAGCCTCTACACCCTCAGCGGCGCGCTCGCCGGGTTCGCCGGCGTCCTCACCGCCGCATACCTGCAGTCCGGCGTCACGGTGATCGGCGTCGGCACCGAACTGGACGCGATTTCGGTCGTCGTCATCGGCGGCACGCTGCTCACCGGCGGTGCCGGGACGATCATCGGCACGCTCGTCGGCGTGCTGCTGCGCACGCTGATCCAGAACGTCATCAACCAGATCGGCACCCTCGACTCCAACTACCAGACGGTGGTGAGCGGGGCCTTCCTGCTCGTCGTCGTGGTGATCCAGCGCCTGCTGGCGCGTTCCCGAACCCGCTGA
- a CDS encoding LamG-like jellyroll fold domain-containing protein, whose product MFSLARKTRRWLTAAAAFAVAVAGLGTVPAASAADAPQWQRLTPPLSTPWTQDVSPANALPDYPRPQLTRDKWQNLNGVWEFAKATPGEAAPVGKTLGERILVPYPVESALSGIMRHETNMWYRRTFEVPKNWQVGKGGQRLLLHFQAVDYDATVIVNGKTAGRHTGGYDAWSVDVTDALTTGRSQEVVVGVADPNDQGGQPIGKQRQPGDGIFYTPSSGIWQTVWLEPVASARIDRLDVTPDVASGSVTVNAVVGGPVKQRVEAVAYDHGRPVGRVSGDANKPLKLKVDRPHLWSPDDPFLYDLRVKLSGGDEVGSYFGIRSISVGKTADGKQRMLLNGKFVMQVGPLDQGFWPDGIYTAPTDAALKFDLQQEKALGFNMVRKHIKVEPDRWYYYADKLGLMVWQDMPAMKDDVEPSAASRVNYESEMKRMIDQHRSFPSIVTWVPFNEGWGDYEVGRIADEVKSWDPSRLVNAESGVNCCRSEPDSGRGDIYDDHTYTGPGTPVQTGTRAAVDGEYGGLGLKVAGHEFDPAGSFAYEMEPDSATLTRRYGELQQRLLLVAQRCGVSAGVYTQTTDVEKEVNGFFTYDRQVKKMDFAAVRAANLAVIKGATGAPVTSGPPVPAGTPGIDGIAAYGFDENTGTTAADSVGDHDATLVGGASWTAGKSGSALAVNGSGQYADTGAALVNTEGSYSAAAWVKFNAVGDGFQTVVSQDGDSTSAFFLQYSGQDHRLAMSFVGTRALAPTAPEANRWYHVVGVRDAAAGTLKLYVDGQLVATKSVCLGDASTGHTVIGRGKYGGGPVDFRNGAVDQVHVYDRALSDADVSALYGSGK is encoded by the coding sequence ATGTTCAGCCTTGCCCGAAAAACCCGGAGATGGCTGACCGCGGCCGCCGCGTTCGCGGTCGCCGTGGCCGGCCTCGGCACGGTGCCGGCGGCCAGTGCCGCGGACGCGCCGCAGTGGCAACGGCTCACCCCGCCGCTGTCGACGCCCTGGACGCAGGACGTCTCCCCCGCCAACGCCCTGCCCGACTACCCCCGGCCGCAGCTGACCCGCGACAAGTGGCAGAACCTCAACGGTGTCTGGGAGTTCGCCAAGGCGACCCCGGGTGAGGCCGCGCCGGTCGGCAAGACGCTCGGCGAGCGCATCCTCGTGCCGTACCCGGTCGAGTCCGCGCTGTCCGGGATCATGCGCCACGAAACGAACATGTGGTACCGCCGCACGTTCGAGGTCCCCAAGAACTGGCAGGTCGGCAAGGGCGGGCAGCGGCTGCTGCTGCACTTCCAGGCCGTCGACTACGACGCCACCGTGATCGTCAACGGCAAGACGGCCGGCCGCCACACCGGCGGCTACGACGCCTGGTCCGTGGACGTCACCGACGCGCTCACCACGGGCAGGTCGCAGGAGGTCGTCGTCGGCGTCGCCGACCCGAACGACCAGGGCGGGCAGCCGATCGGCAAGCAGCGCCAGCCCGGCGACGGCATCTTCTACACGCCGTCCTCCGGCATCTGGCAGACCGTCTGGCTGGAGCCGGTGGCCTCCGCGCGCATCGACCGCCTCGACGTCACGCCCGATGTGGCGAGTGGCTCGGTCACGGTGAACGCCGTGGTCGGCGGCCCGGTCAAGCAGCGCGTCGAAGCCGTCGCCTACGACCACGGCCGCCCGGTCGGGCGCGTGTCCGGCGACGCGAACAAGCCGTTGAAGCTCAAGGTGGACCGGCCGCACCTGTGGTCGCCGGACGACCCGTTCCTCTACGACCTGCGCGTCAAGCTCTCCGGCGGGGACGAGGTCGGTTCGTACTTCGGCATCCGGTCGATCAGCGTCGGCAAGACCGCCGACGGCAAGCAGCGGATGCTGCTCAACGGCAAGTTCGTCATGCAGGTCGGCCCGCTCGACCAGGGCTTCTGGCCGGACGGCATCTACACCGCGCCGACCGACGCCGCGCTGAAGTTCGACCTGCAGCAGGAGAAGGCGCTCGGCTTCAACATGGTGCGCAAGCACATCAAGGTGGAGCCGGACCGCTGGTACTACTACGCCGACAAGCTGGGCCTGATGGTCTGGCAGGACATGCCGGCGATGAAGGACGACGTCGAGCCGTCGGCGGCGTCGCGCGTCAACTACGAGTCCGAGATGAAGCGGATGATCGACCAGCACCGCAGCTTCCCGTCGATCGTCACGTGGGTGCCGTTCAACGAAGGCTGGGGCGACTACGAAGTCGGCCGGATCGCCGACGAGGTCAAGTCCTGGGACCCGTCGCGGCTGGTGAACGCGGAATCCGGCGTCAACTGCTGCCGGTCCGAACCGGACAGCGGTCGCGGTGACATCTACGACGACCACACCTACACCGGGCCCGGAACACCGGTGCAGACCGGCACCCGGGCGGCGGTCGACGGCGAGTACGGCGGGCTCGGCCTCAAGGTCGCCGGGCACGAGTTCGACCCGGCGGGCAGCTTCGCCTACGAGATGGAGCCCGACAGCGCGACGCTGACCCGGCGCTACGGCGAACTCCAGCAGCGCCTGCTGCTGGTCGCCCAGCGCTGCGGCGTTTCGGCCGGCGTCTACACGCAGACCACCGACGTCGAGAAGGAGGTCAACGGCTTCTTCACCTACGACCGGCAGGTGAAGAAGATGGACTTCGCGGCGGTCCGCGCGGCGAACTTGGCCGTGATCAAGGGCGCGACGGGTGCTCCGGTGACGTCCGGTCCTCCGGTGCCCGCGGGCACGCCGGGGATCGACGGCATCGCGGCGTACGGGTTCGACGAGAACACCGGCACGACGGCCGCGGACTCGGTCGGCGACCACGACGCCACGCTCGTCGGCGGCGCGTCCTGGACGGCGGGCAAGAGCGGCTCGGCGCTCGCGGTGAACGGGTCGGGCCAGTACGCCGACACGGGCGCCGCGCTGGTGAACACCGAAGGCAGCTACAGCGCGGCGGCGTGGGTGAAGTTCAACGCGGTCGGCGACGGCTTCCAGACCGTGGTGAGCCAGGACGGCGACAGCACCAGCGCGTTCTTCCTGCAGTACTCGGGCCAGGACCACCGCCTGGCGATGAGCTTCGTCGGCACGCGGGCCCTGGCGCCCACGGCCCCGGAAGCGAACCGCTGGTACCACGTGGTCGGCGTCCGCGACGCGGCCGCGGGCACGCTGAAGCTGTACGTGGACGGGCAGCTGGTGGCCACGAAGAGCGTCTGCCTCGGCGACGCTTCGACGGGCCACACGGTGATCGGCCGCGGCAAGTACGGCGGCGGCCCGGTCGACTTCCGCAACGGCGCGGTCGACCAGGTGCACGTCTACGACCGGGCGCTGTCCGACGCGGACGTGAGCGCGTTGTACGGCAGCGGCAAGTAG
- a CDS encoding carboxymuconolactone decarboxylase family protein, with the protein MTDERFELGLKTLSAIDGESGQRVLDNLADVSPALAEAVVSWGFGEIYARPGLAPRDRQLVTLGMLTALGGCEPQLEVHVNASLNVGLTPAEIVEALLHSAVYCGFPKALNATFTAKKVFAERGLLPVTSA; encoded by the coding sequence ATGACCGACGAGCGCTTCGAACTCGGCCTGAAGACCCTGTCCGCCATCGACGGCGAGAGCGGGCAGCGCGTGCTCGACAACCTCGCCGACGTCTCCCCCGCGCTGGCGGAAGCCGTGGTGTCGTGGGGTTTCGGGGAGATCTACGCGCGGCCGGGACTCGCGCCGCGCGACCGCCAGCTGGTGACGCTCGGCATGCTCACCGCGCTGGGTGGCTGCGAGCCGCAGCTGGAGGTGCACGTCAACGCGTCGCTCAACGTCGGGCTCACGCCGGCGGAGATCGTCGAAGCGCTCCTGCACTCCGCGGTCTACTGTGGATTCCCGAAGGCGCTGAACGCGACCTTCACGGCCAAGAAGGTCTTCGCCGAGAGGGGGCTGCTGCCGGTGACGAGCGCATGA
- a CDS encoding epimerase: MRVVLFGATGMVGQGVLRECLRDERVEAVLVVGRSPVGTSHPKLREVVEKDLFALEPIIGYDTCFFCLGVSSVGVAPEEYERITYQLTLSVARKLPDGTTFGYVSGASTDSTERGRVRWARVKGATENALARLPLPLRTFAFRPGYIQPLHGITSKTPLYRVLYRVAMPLYPVLKRLFPRAVTTTEDIGLAMLAVASSGYEKPILENADITALARRDRPAGS, encoded by the coding sequence ATGAGGGTGGTCCTGTTCGGCGCGACCGGCATGGTCGGCCAGGGCGTGCTGCGGGAATGCCTGCGCGACGAACGGGTCGAGGCGGTGCTGGTGGTCGGCCGGTCCCCGGTCGGCACCAGCCACCCGAAGCTGCGCGAAGTCGTCGAGAAGGATCTGTTCGCGCTGGAGCCGATCATCGGGTACGACACCTGCTTCTTCTGCCTCGGGGTGTCGTCGGTGGGCGTGGCGCCGGAGGAGTACGAGCGGATCACCTACCAGCTCACCCTTTCGGTGGCCCGGAAGCTCCCGGACGGCACCACTTTCGGGTACGTCTCGGGCGCGAGCACCGACAGCACCGAACGCGGCCGCGTGCGCTGGGCCCGCGTCAAAGGGGCGACGGAGAACGCGCTGGCGCGGCTGCCGCTGCCGCTGCGGACGTTCGCCTTCCGCCCCGGCTACATCCAGCCGCTGCACGGCATCACGTCGAAGACCCCGCTGTACCGGGTGCTCTACCGCGTCGCGATGCCGCTGTACCCGGTGCTGAAGCGGCTGTTCCCGCGCGCGGTGACGACCACGGAGGACATCGGGCTCGCGATGCTGGCGGTGGCTTCGTCGGGATACGAGAAGCCGATCTTGGAGAACGCCGACATCACCGCCCTCGCGCGACGAGACCGGCCAGCAGGTTCGTGA
- a CDS encoding TetR/AcrR family transcriptional regulator, protein MSAGFQRARRPEQVAARRTAILAAARELLAQRPVAETSLRELACRVGLAKSNVLRYFDSREAIFLEVLDGLWTAWLDELAFGELPGPPFARAERIAGTIAATLAERPLLCELISAMAPVLERNISVDFARGFKQRAAANLDRLASLVRAEVPELSAEAARVFARAVVVVVSGAWPYANPTEAVALATAEAGGAPGFEAVVAESLTNLLAGLVARGR, encoded by the coding sequence ATGAGCGCCGGATTCCAGCGCGCCCGCCGTCCCGAGCAGGTCGCGGCGCGCCGCACCGCGATCCTCGCCGCCGCCCGGGAACTGCTCGCGCAGCGGCCGGTCGCCGAGACCAGCCTGCGGGAGCTGGCCTGCCGCGTCGGGCTCGCGAAGTCCAATGTGCTCCGCTACTTCGACAGCCGCGAAGCGATCTTCCTCGAGGTGCTCGACGGCTTGTGGACGGCGTGGCTCGACGAGCTCGCGTTCGGGGAGCTGCCGGGCCCGCCCTTCGCGCGCGCGGAGCGGATCGCCGGGACGATCGCCGCGACGCTGGCCGAGCGGCCGCTGCTGTGCGAGCTGATCAGCGCGATGGCCCCGGTGCTGGAACGCAACATCTCCGTGGACTTCGCCCGCGGCTTCAAGCAGCGCGCGGCCGCGAACCTCGACCGGCTGGCGTCCCTGGTGCGCGCCGAGGTCCCCGAACTGTCGGCGGAAGCGGCCCGGGTGTTCGCCCGCGCGGTCGTGGTCGTCGTGTCCGGGGCGTGGCCTTACGCGAACCCGACGGAGGCGGTGGCGCTGGCGACGGCCGAGGCCGGGGGCGCGCCGGGGTTCGAAGCGGTGGTGGCGGAGAGCCTCACGAACCTGCTGGCCGGTCTCGTCGCGCGAGGGCGGTGA
- a CDS encoding PGPGW domain-containing protein, giving the protein MGIGKQAKRISIATAGVVLLVVGVLLLVLPGPGLLLVLAGLLLLASEFPALEKYVDPVRDRAMKAAEDSVSSPLRIAGSVLAGLALLAAGIVWGLVKSLPFGGWSTGSSLILSSVILFALLIWSYRRVKSRRAEPAAHRD; this is encoded by the coding sequence GTGGGCATCGGGAAACAGGCCAAGCGCATCTCGATAGCGACGGCGGGCGTGGTCCTGCTGGTGGTCGGGGTGCTGCTCCTCGTCCTGCCCGGGCCCGGGCTGCTGCTCGTGCTCGCCGGGCTGCTGCTGCTCGCTTCGGAGTTCCCGGCGCTCGAGAAGTACGTCGACCCGGTCCGCGACCGCGCGATGAAGGCGGCCGAGGACAGCGTGTCCTCGCCGCTGCGGATCGCCGGCTCGGTGCTGGCCGGGCTGGCGCTGCTGGCCGCGGGGATCGTCTGGGGCCTGGTGAAGTCGCTGCCGTTCGGCGGCTGGAGCACCGGGTCGAGCCTGATCCTGTCGTCGGTGATCCTGTTCGCGCTGCTGATCTGGAGCTACCGCCGGGTCAAGTCGCGCCGCGCGGAACCGGCCGCCCACCGCGACTGA